A genomic window from Leishmania major strain Friedlin complete genome, chromosome 18 includes:
- a CDS encoding putative ethanolamine phosphotransferase: MCEEAMQSWISPAAPPGTPSLSADPSIMAEYLFFPFYDYVVQFYPQSWVPNKVTLVGIFSTISASVLLLSSMPAGLQFQSGRMQLLPASLVEDAAMLQMPPLSPTQMTPILSFISPNLMLILCGSLNVLYCVADNTDGRLARRDKKTSVIGEYLDHGLDCVTSLLSTCCVFALVGSLCNMVTSVCLIAFVTVLCHTLHFEKNIFIWGNRIATVDEAMILFGVSMWLPLICPTVSTATVPGWILESIFGPNSSWTAYLRRLRMIELLYVFCSVAQTHTIFSMARRCWSMLCRIHVIFSVLNSVLLVLLIGVHSEHIAAAAPATSVPGYTLGPFTYPALWIITTACTSSTIIHIPIVARCARLPTTDPLPLAGVMLVWFAFVSCPVAGAILAVVLHVGQLLLNVDFIQRHARRKGAE; this comes from the coding sequence atgtgtgaggAAGCCATGCAGAGCTGGATCTCccccgcggcgccgcccggAACGCCCAGCCTTTCAGCCGATCCCAGCATCATGGCCGAGTACCTCTTCTTTCCCTTTTACGACTACGTCGTGCAGTTCTACCCACAGTCGTGGGTGCCCAACAAGGTCACCTTGGTTGGTATCTTCTCCACCATCTCCGCGTCCGTTCTACTTCTCAGCTCCATGCCGGCGGGCTTGCAGTTCCAGTCCGGCAGGATGCAACTGCTTCCCGCCTCCCTCGTCGAGGACGCGGCGATGCTGCAAatgccaccgctgtcgccgacACAGATGACACCGATCCTGTCATTCATATCTCCTAACCTCATGCTCATCCTGTGCGGGTCGCTAAACGTACTCTACTGTGTTGCCGACAACACGgacggccgcctcgctcggcgCGACAAGAAGACCAGCGTCATTGGCGAGTATCTTGACCACGGGCTCGACTGTGTTACGTCACTCCTGTCAACGTGCTGCGTCTTCGCGCTGGTCGGGTCACTCTGCAACATGGTCACCTCTGTTTGCCTCATCGCCTTCGTCACGGTGCTCTGCCACACGCTGCACTTCGAGAAGAACATCTTTATATGGGGCAACCGAATCGCCACCGTCGATGAAGCGATGATCCTCTTCGGCGTGAGCATGTGGTTGCCACTCATATGCCCGACGGTGAGCACCGCCACAGTGCCAGGGTGGATCCTCGAGAGCATATTTGGTCCGAACAGCAGTTGGACCGCCTAtctgcgccggctgcgcaTGATCGAGCTCCTCTACGTCTTCTGCAGCGTAGCGCAGACGCATACGATCTTCAGCAtggcgaggcggtgctggagcaTGCTGTGCCGCATCCACGTCATCTTCAGCGTGCTGAACAGTGTCTTGCTAGTGCTGCTGATAGGGGTGCACAGCGAACAcattgccgccgccgcgccagccaCGTCGGTGCCTGGGTACACACTGGGGCCCTTCACGTACCCTGCTCTGTGGATCATTACGACTGCCTGCACCTCGAGCACGATCATCCACATCCCCATCGTggcacgctgcgctcgccTGCCTACCACTgacccgctgccgctggcgggTGTGATGTTGGTGTGGTTCGCCTTTGTTTCCTGTCCAGTTGCCGGAGCCATTCTCGCCGTGGTCCTCCACGTTGGGCAGCTGTTGCTGAACGTGGATTTCATccagcggcacgcgcgtAGAAAAGGTGCGGAGTAA